One Alnus glutinosa chromosome 3, dhAlnGlut1.1, whole genome shotgun sequence genomic region harbors:
- the LOC133863370 gene encoding uncharacterized protein LOC133863370 codes for MDQIIDSQNQMVNSHSESIAKIEAYEEEPSPIYWSTQQQSQATPSPRANLLFQTIDEYGILQELQKHGSPDIVMALVGNKADLQEKREVPDQEGIDYAEKNGMFFIETSAKTADNINQLFKSSFKTRKLDAKIELDKAIRRDPITI; via the exons ATGGATCAAATAATAGACTCTCAGAATCAGATGGTGAACTctcactctgaatccattgccaagatagaagcttACGAAGAagagccatctcccatctactggTCGACACAACAGCAGTCTCAAGCCACACCATCTCCTCG TGCAAATTTACTTTTCCAAACAATTGATGAATATGGAATTTTACAGGAACTGCAAAAACATGGAAGTCCTGATATAGTCATGGCCTTAGTTGGTAACAAAGCTGATCTTCAGGAGAAGAGGGAAGTCCCAGATCAA GAAGGCATTGACTATGCGGAGAAGAATGGAATGTTTTTTATCGAGACATCTGCAAAGACGGCAGATAATATAAATCAGTTGTTTAAG TCGAGCTTTAAGACTCGAAAACTCGATGCAAAGATTGAACTGGACAAGGCTATAAGAAGAGATCCCATAACAATATAG